One part of the Thermodesulfovibrio sp. 3462-1 genome encodes these proteins:
- a CDS encoding caspase family protein, giving the protein MKRLIFLIIFLILLLPLAGNTSEPPSEPILRIETGMHIATIKRIAIDEEERFLVTGSDDKTIRVWELKTGRLIKTIRPPVGDGKEGKIYAVAISPDGKEIVAGGWTGYEWDKEHSIYIFDRETGRLIKRIKGLPNVTNHLTYSKDGRLLVATLWGNNGIRVYDTKGYIEVFKDTEYGDSSYGADFDKSGRLVTTSLDGYIRLYNKDFKLIKKKKAPGGKTPYHLSFSPDGTKIVVGYADSPKVDILSGKDLSHLYSLNTEGVENGNLGSVTWSKDGRFVYAGGRWQKLIDNEWKVTIRRWEVKNGSSYIDIPVADNTIMHILPLSNGGAVFGSGGPSFGIIDPAGRLALSVKGNIPDLRDMYDKFLISYDGSIIQFGYEFLGKSPAVFDIREKSLISGEKISYQRLNPPITESRIINVTEWRGSYTPKLNGRPIELEKYERSRSLAISPDERGFLLGTEWSLRYFDKDGRLLWSVPSPSATWGVNISGDGKVGVAAYGDGTIRWYRISDGKELLAFFPHKDRKRWVLWTPKGYYDASAGGEDLIGWHINNGKDSSADFFPAGRFRERFFRPDIIAKVLETLDEEKAIALANEEAGKKTVETKIKDILPPVVTILSPQDGSSVSVREVTLRFSIRNPSGEPVTNIKVLIDGRPQETQRGIKIVGKGEEEKEIKITIPERDTEVSIIAENRYSASVPATVRLIWKGKKEEYVIKPKLYILAIGVSKYQDRDLTLQFASKDAMDFVEVMKTQKGKLYEDVIVKLLADEKATKDEILDGLEWLQRQATSKDVAMVFIAGHGINDPAGVYYFLPANADLERLKRTGVPFSDIKNTVSALPGKVVMFVDTCHAGNVMGGKRAITDITGVINELSSAENGVVVFASSTGRQYSLEDPSWGNGAFTKALTEGLKGKADLLGKGKITINMLDAFIAERVKELTKGRQTPVTAKPQTVPDFPVAVK; this is encoded by the coding sequence ATGAAACGCCTTATATTTTTAATAATCTTCCTTATCTTACTCCTTCCCTTGGCTGGCAATACTTCTGAGCCTCCTTCTGAGCCGATATTAAGGATAGAGACAGGCATGCATATAGCTACGATAAAGCGTATTGCCATAGATGAAGAGGAACGCTTTCTTGTAACAGGCTCTGATGATAAGACCATCCGTGTATGGGAGCTAAAGACTGGAAGGCTTATTAAGACCATAAGACCACCAGTTGGTGATGGAAAAGAGGGGAAAATCTATGCAGTTGCCATCTCACCAGATGGAAAAGAGATTGTAGCAGGTGGTTGGACAGGTTATGAGTGGGATAAAGAACATTCAATCTACATCTTTGACCGTGAGACAGGAAGGCTCATAAAAAGGATAAAAGGACTTCCTAATGTGACAAATCATCTTACCTATTCAAAGGATGGAAGGCTCCTTGTAGCAACACTCTGGGGAAATAATGGCATAAGGGTATATGATACAAAGGGATACATAGAGGTCTTTAAAGATACTGAATATGGAGACAGTAGCTATGGTGCTGACTTTGATAAATCTGGAAGACTTGTGACAACATCTTTAGATGGCTATATAAGGCTTTATAATAAAGACTTTAAACTCATAAAAAAGAAAAAGGCACCTGGTGGAAAAACACCTTATCACCTGAGCTTTTCACCAGATGGGACAAAGATAGTAGTCGGATACGCTGATTCACCAAAGGTGGATATCCTTTCTGGTAAAGACCTCTCCCATCTATACTCGCTTAATACAGAAGGTGTTGAAAATGGGAATTTAGGTTCTGTTACATGGTCAAAGGATGGAAGGTTTGTCTATGCAGGAGGCCGGTGGCAAAAATTGATTGATAATGAATGGAAAGTTACTATTCGGAGATGGGAGGTAAAAAATGGTTCAAGTTATATAGACATACCTGTAGCAGATAACACAATTATGCATATCCTTCCTTTAAGTAATGGAGGGGCTGTATTTGGGTCAGGAGGGCCTTCATTTGGCATAATTGACCCAGCAGGAAGGCTTGCCTTATCTGTAAAAGGAAATATCCCGGATTTAAGGGATATGTATGATAAATTCCTCATCTCCTATGATGGCTCAATCATCCAGTTTGGATATGAATTTTTAGGCAAATCCCCTGCAGTCTTTGACATAAGAGAAAAGAGCCTTATCTCAGGTGAAAAAATCTCATATCAGAGGCTAAACCCACCAATTACAGAATCAAGGATAATAAATGTTACAGAATGGAGGGGATCCTACACACCTAAACTAAATGGAAGACCCATTGAGCTTGAAAAGTATGAACGCTCACGCTCACTTGCCATATCACCTGATGAAAGGGGCTTTCTGCTTGGAACAGAATGGTCTTTAAGGTATTTTGATAAAGATGGAAGACTATTGTGGAGTGTGCCATCACCTTCTGCTACATGGGGTGTGAATATATCTGGAGATGGAAAGGTAGGAGTTGCTGCCTATGGAGATGGGACAATAAGGTGGTATAGAATTAGTGATGGAAAGGAGCTATTAGCATTCTTCCCTCACAAGGATAGAAAGAGATGGGTTTTATGGACACCAAAGGGTTATTATGATGCGAGTGCTGGTGGAGAAGACCTCATTGGCTGGCATATAAACAATGGAAAGGATAGCTCAGCAGACTTCTTCCCTGCAGGCAGGTTCAGGGAGAGATTTTTCAGACCTGATATTATAGCAAAGGTCCTTGAGACCCTTGATGAAGAAAAAGCCATTGCCCTTGCCAATGAAGAGGCTGGAAAAAAGACAGTTGAGACAAAGATTAAAGATATCCTGCCTCCTGTTGTGACGATATTAAGCCCTCAAGATGGCTCTTCTGTATCAGTGAGGGAGGTAACATTAAGGTTTAGCATCCGCAATCCTTCAGGAGAGCCTGTTACAAACATAAAGGTCCTCATAGATGGAAGACCTCAGGAGACCCAGAGAGGAATAAAGATTGTTGGAAAAGGTGAGGAAGAAAAAGAGATAAAGATAACCATACCTGAGAGGGACACAGAGGTATCAATAATTGCAGAGAACAGGTATTCAGCAAGTGTGCCTGCTACTGTAAGGCTTATATGGAAGGGTAAAAAAGAAGAGTATGTCATAAAGCCAAAGCTTTACATCCTTGCGATAGGCGTAAGTAAGTATCAAGACAGGGATTTGACTTTACAGTTTGCCTCAAAGGATGCGATGGACTTTGTAGAGGTAATGAAGACACAGAAGGGAAAGCTCTATGAGGATGTGATTGTAAAGCTTCTTGCAGATGAAAAAGCAACAAAGGATGAGATACTGGACGGTCTTGAGTGGCTTCAGAGGCAGGCCACATCAAAGGATGTGGCTATGGTATTCATCGCAGGTCATGGAATAAACGACCCAGCAGGGGTATATTACTTCCTTCCAGCAAATGCAGACTTAGAAAGATTAAAAAGGACAGGTGTTCCTTTTTCTGACATAAAGAACACTGTATCAGCCCTTCCCGGAAAGGTTGTGATGTTTGTTGATACATGCCATGCTGGAAATGTCATGGGCGGGAAAAGGGCTATAACTGATATAACAGGTGTGATAAATGAGCTTTCAAGTGCTGAAAATGGCGTTGTAGTATTTGCATCATCCACTGGAAGGCAGTATTCCCTTGAAGACCCTTCATGGGGAAATGGTGCATTCACAAAGGCATTGACAGAAGGTCTAAAAGGAAAGGCAGACCTTCTTGGAAAGGGAAAGATCACGATAAACATGCTTGATGCCTTCATAGCAGAGAGGGTAAAGGAGCTTACAAAAGGCAGGCAGACACCAGTTACAGCCAAACCCCAGACCGTGCCAGATTTCCCGGTGGCAGTGAAGTAG
- the pstC gene encoding phosphate ABC transporter permease subunit PstC has translation MSIQKSKITDFIFLMITAFTAFSIIIITTGIFLVLFKESLPAMNKFGVEEFIFSTQWDPVQEVFGALPALTGTLITACLALLLATPIAIGIAIFITEIAPAFLKNIIGTSIELLAAIPSIIYGMWGLFTLAPIMSQNIEPFFQSTIGKVPLIGKLFEGTPLGVDLFTASIILSIMIIPFTASIARDSFNLTPAVLKESAYAMGATKWEVVKDVVMPYSKLGVLGGVGLSLGRALGETMAVAFVLGNLNQIPKSLFEAAATVTVKLANEFTEADKDIYLSSLYYLAFLLFIMSFAILAIAKIFLVRAEKR, from the coding sequence ATGTCCATACAAAAAAGCAAGATTACTGATTTTATTTTTTTAATGATTACAGCATTCACAGCCTTCAGTATAATTATAATCACAACTGGCATTTTTTTAGTCCTTTTTAAAGAGTCTCTTCCAGCTATGAATAAATTCGGAGTTGAAGAATTTATCTTTTCAACACAATGGGATCCTGTTCAGGAAGTTTTTGGTGCATTGCCTGCATTAACTGGTACTCTAATTACAGCTTGTTTGGCACTCCTGCTTGCCACTCCAATAGCAATTGGAATAGCAATATTTATTACTGAAATTGCACCTGCATTTTTAAAAAACATTATTGGCACAAGTATAGAACTTTTAGCTGCAATTCCAAGTATTATTTACGGAATGTGGGGATTATTCACCCTTGCACCAATAATGAGTCAGAATATTGAACCATTTTTTCAGTCAACAATTGGAAAAGTTCCTTTAATTGGAAAGCTCTTTGAAGGCACACCTCTTGGTGTTGATCTTTTTACTGCAAGCATTATCCTGAGCATTATGATTATTCCATTTACAGCATCAATTGCAAGAGACTCCTTCAACCTCACACCAGCGGTGCTTAAAGAATCTGCCTATGCTATGGGGGCTACTAAATGGGAAGTTGTCAAAGATGTTGTAATGCCTTATTCGAAGCTGGGAGTTCTTGGAGGCGTTGGACTTTCTCTGGGAAGAGCTCTTGGAGAGACAATGGCAGTTGCCTTTGTTCTTGGCAATTTAAACCAGATTCCAAAGTCACTTTTTGAAGCTGCTGCCACTGTTACTGTAAAACTTGCCAATGAATTTACAGAAGCTGATAAGGATATTTATCTAAGCTCGCTTTATTATCTTGCTTTCCTTTTATTTATTATGAGTTTTGCAATTCTTGCAATAGCAAAGATTTTTCTTGTAAGAGCTGAAAAAAGATGA
- the pstA gene encoding phosphate ABC transporter permease PstA, which yields MRMKKRKILSGLALFICFLTALWGIFWLFFIIIDVLRHGITAINLDLFLKDPAPPGETQGGLRNAFVGHLLITVCATLIGVPVGVLGGTFLAEYGRKYKISKVISTLADIMVSVPAIIVGAFVYAIIVKPLGHFSGWAGAVSLGIIMIPTVLRTTENMLSLIPWTLREAAFALGAPYYKVIIQVVYRGAATGILTGIILAIARVTGEAAPLLFTSFNNAFFSVNMNEPIASLTITIFQYAMGPYEEWHTQAWGASLMITLFVLFATIAGRILIRRR from the coding sequence ATGAGAATGAAAAAAAGAAAAATATTAAGCGGATTGGCTCTCTTTATATGCTTTCTTACTGCTTTATGGGGTATTTTCTGGCTTTTTTTTATAATTATTGATGTTTTAAGGCACGGTATTACTGCAATAAATCTTGATTTATTTTTAAAGGATCCTGCACCTCCTGGTGAGACTCAAGGAGGTTTAAGAAATGCCTTTGTCGGACATCTTTTGATTACTGTATGTGCTACATTAATTGGAGTTCCAGTGGGAGTTCTTGGTGGAACATTTCTTGCTGAGTATGGAAGAAAGTATAAAATATCAAAGGTAATAAGCACCCTTGCTGACATAATGGTTAGTGTTCCTGCAATAATTGTTGGTGCTTTTGTTTATGCAATTATTGTTAAACCTCTTGGACATTTCAGTGGATGGGCAGGTGCTGTATCTCTTGGCATTATTATGATTCCTACAGTTTTAAGAACAACAGAAAACATGCTTTCTCTTATTCCGTGGACACTCAGAGAAGCAGCTTTTGCATTGGGAGCACCCTATTATAAGGTAATTATTCAAGTTGTTTATCGTGGTGCAGCAACTGGAATTTTAACAGGAATTATTCTTGCAATTGCAAGAGTCACTGGTGAGGCAGCTCCGCTTCTTTTTACATCCTTCAACAATGCCTTTTTTTCTGTAAACATGAATGAACCAATTGCATCACTTACAATAACAATATTCCAGTATGCTATGGGACCCTATGAGGAGTGGCATACTCAAGCATGGGGTGCTTCTTTGATGATCACACTCTTTGTTCTTTTTGCAACAATTGCAGGAAGAATTCTTATCAGAAGGAGGTAA
- the pstB gene encoding phosphate ABC transporter ATP-binding protein PstB: MTPEIEVKNLNFYYTGDIHILKNINMTVYKKSVTALIGPSGCGKTTLLRCFNRMHDLYAGNRYDGEIIFQGRNILSKDTDLIELRSKIGMVFQKPTPFPMTIFENIAYGLKLKGIKNKTELKHRIEKALKDAALWDEVKDKLNTNAFGLSGGQQQRLCIARALAVEPEIILFDEPTSALDPISTAKIEELIVSLKDRVTIIIVTHNMQQAARISDWTGFMMLGELIEYDKTDKIFTVPSNKLTEEYITGRFG, from the coding sequence GTGACCCCTGAAATTGAAGTAAAAAATCTTAATTTTTACTATACTGGAGACATTCACATTCTTAAAAACATTAATATGACAGTTTATAAAAAAAGTGTTACAGCTTTAATTGGTCCGAGTGGATGTGGAAAAACTACTTTGCTTAGATGTTTTAACAGAATGCATGACCTTTATGCGGGCAATAGATATGATGGTGAGATAATTTTCCAGGGCAGAAATATACTTTCAAAAGATACAGACCTGATCGAATTAAGAAGCAAAATCGGAATGGTTTTTCAAAAGCCTACTCCTTTTCCTATGACAATTTTTGAAAACATTGCCTACGGATTAAAACTCAAAGGGATTAAAAACAAAACAGAATTAAAACATAGAATTGAAAAAGCTTTGAAAGATGCAGCTTTATGGGATGAAGTGAAAGACAAATTAAATACAAATGCCTTTGGATTAAGTGGAGGACAGCAGCAAAGACTTTGCATTGCAAGAGCATTGGCAGTGGAGCCTGAAATTATTTTATTCGATGAGCCAACAAGTGCACTTGATCCAATATCTACAGCGAAAATTGAAGAATTAATTGTTTCATTAAAAGATAGAGTAACAATTATAATCGTTACTCACAACATGCAACAGGCAGCAAGAATTTCTGACTGGACAGGATTTATGATGCTTGGCGAACTTATTGAGTATGACAAAACTGACAAAATATTTACCGTTCCATCTAATAAGCTTACAGAAGAATATATAACTGGAAGATTTGGTTAA
- a CDS encoding tRNA 4-thiouridine(8) synthase ThiI, which yields MHRAIALYSGGLDSLLSIIIVIQQGIEVIAIKFLTGFTSPLKESDLEYARQFGFEIKEINIKEKFIEILKNPAHGYGKNLNPCIDCKILMLKEAKEKLSEFNASFVITGEVLSQRPMSQKREILKLIEKQATLKDLILRPLSAKILPPTKPEIQGVVNRELLYDIYGRTRKPQIDLAKKFGIEKPPQPAGGCLLTDPSFCRRVKDLMQHDELTVENVELLKIGRHFRISEKCKAIVGRDEEENKILLSKGAFIYPSDMKGPVVFLIGQYSAKDIDTAASICAFYSKRKEVVIKLPQEKIKIYDATTKEEIVKYRV from the coding sequence ATGCATAGAGCTATTGCCCTTTATTCTGGTGGTCTTGACAGTCTTCTTTCAATTATCATTGTAATACAGCAGGGCATTGAGGTAATTGCCATAAAATTTTTAACAGGCTTTACATCACCTTTAAAAGAGTCTGATTTAGAATATGCCAGGCAATTTGGCTTTGAAATTAAAGAGATTAATATAAAAGAAAAATTTATTGAAATTTTAAAAAATCCAGCCCATGGATACGGAAAAAATCTTAATCCATGTATTGACTGTAAAATTCTAATGCTTAAAGAAGCAAAAGAAAAATTATCAGAGTTTAATGCCTCATTTGTAATTACAGGAGAAGTTCTTTCTCAAAGACCAATGTCTCAGAAAAGAGAAATACTAAAACTCATTGAAAAACAAGCAACACTGAAAGATTTGATTCTAAGGCCTCTGTCTGCAAAAATTCTTCCTCCTACAAAACCTGAAATACAAGGAGTTGTTAATCGGGAGCTTTTATATGATATATATGGAAGAACAAGAAAACCTCAGATTGATTTAGCAAAAAAGTTTGGAATTGAAAAGCCTCCTCAACCAGCAGGTGGATGTTTGCTTACTGATCCAAGTTTTTGTAGAAGAGTTAAGGATCTTATGCAACATGATGAACTCACTGTGGAAAATGTTGAATTGCTTAAAATAGGAAGACATTTCAGAATCTCAGAAAAATGCAAGGCAATTGTTGGAAGGGATGAAGAAGAAAATAAGATTCTTTTGAGTAAGGGAGCATTTATCTATCCCTCTGACATGAAAGGTCCTGTTGTATTTTTAATTGGACAGTATTCAGCAAAAGACATTGACACTGCAGCCTCAATATGTGCGTTTTATTCAAAGAGAAAAGAAGTTGTAATTAAACTTCCTCAGGAGAAAATAAAAATTTATGATGCAACTACTAAAGAAGAGATAGTAAAATACAGAGTGTAA
- the rfaE1 gene encoding D-glycero-beta-D-manno-heptose-7-phosphate kinase, whose product MTRAKAEQFLKKFKDKKILVIGDIILDRYIFGKVSRISPEAPVPVVEVTEESYRLGGAANVANNIIALGGKAYVSGIIGKGFAGKIVKDLLEEKGIEVDYLFEDARKTTVKTRIIAGNQQIVRFDIEDTRRLQGKAKETFLSMIKNALIDFDAVIVSDYKKGVVFEELFRLLINHKKKNGNFVAVDPKIGHFRFYKHVSLITPNLAEASHGAEIEIKDEKTLIKAGFNLLKKLACDSVLITRGEEGMSLFEKKDSEVVVTHLPTVAKKVFDVTGAGDTVIATITLAHVAGADLVSAAKIANVAAGIVVGKVGTATATVEEILEILKTHPYA is encoded by the coding sequence ATGACCAGAGCTAAGGCAGAACAATTTTTAAAGAAATTCAAAGATAAAAAGATTTTGGTGATTGGTGATATTATTCTTGATAGATACATTTTTGGAAAGGTTTCAAGAATTTCTCCAGAAGCACCTGTTCCAGTTGTTGAAGTGACAGAGGAGTCTTACAGACTTGGAGGAGCTGCGAATGTAGCAAATAATATCATTGCACTTGGAGGAAAGGCTTATGTTTCAGGAATAATTGGGAAGGGTTTTGCCGGGAAAATTGTAAAGGATTTACTTGAAGAAAAAGGTATTGAAGTGGATTATCTCTTTGAAGATGCCAGAAAAACCACAGTTAAAACAAGAATTATTGCAGGAAATCAACAAATTGTAAGATTTGACATAGAAGATACAAGAAGACTGCAGGGTAAAGCAAAGGAAACATTTCTTTCCATGATAAAAAATGCCTTAATTGATTTTGATGCTGTCATTGTATCGGATTACAAAAAAGGTGTTGTTTTTGAAGAACTATTCAGGCTTCTTATTAATCATAAGAAGAAAAATGGTAATTTTGTTGCTGTTGACCCGAAGATAGGACATTTCAGATTTTACAAACATGTATCTCTTATAACGCCAAATCTTGCTGAGGCTTCTCATGGAGCAGAAATTGAAATTAAGGATGAAAAAACTCTTATAAAAGCTGGATTCAATCTTTTAAAAAAGCTTGCCTGCGATTCTGTTCTTATAACAAGAGGAGAGGAAGGAATGAGCCTTTTTGAAAAAAAGGACTCTGAAGTTGTTGTTACTCATCTGCCAACAGTGGCAAAAAAAGTATTTGATGTGACAGGTGCGGGAGACACTGTAATTGCTACTATAACACTTGCTCATGTTGCTGGTGCAGATCTGGTTTCTGCTGCAAAAATAGCTAATGTAGCAGCAGGAATTGTAGTTGGAAAGGTTGGAACTGCTACAGCTACTGTAGAGGAAATACTCGAGATTCTTAAAACCCATCCTTATGCATAG
- the hisS gene encoding histidine--tRNA ligase, producing MQDIIEEIHLWQHIENNVREIFENYNFQEIRTPILEKAEIFLRSIGENTDIVEKEMYIFNDKKGRTVALRPEGTASVVRAYIQHGLFNNPAPQKFYYIGPMFRYERPQKGRLRQFHQIGVECFGVSSSFIDAELIYMLKIFLEKLKIKNLAYEINSLGCKECRAQYRKILFNFLSNRVSRLCDDCKRRFERNPLRVLDCKVESCKEALKDIPLILEFLCSDCKAHFLSLQKELDEMGISYTVNPKIVRGLDYYTRTVFEVTTTMLGAQNAVAAGGRYDDLVESFGGPPTPAIGFAIGIERLIELCSTTLTVNPKRPIVYVAYLGNDLRTEAKKVVNFLRENNIPTEISYEETSLKSQMRKADKFGVKIVIIIGEDEIKKGVYKWKNMQTGLQGECSFQELIDLIRRHNDQS from the coding sequence ATGCAGGATATTATAGAGGAGATCCATCTATGGCAACACATTGAGAATAATGTTAGAGAAATATTCGAAAATTATAATTTTCAGGAGATAAGAACGCCTATTTTAGAGAAGGCTGAAATTTTTTTAAGAAGTATTGGTGAGAATACAGATATAGTTGAAAAGGAAATGTATATTTTTAATGACAAAAAAGGACGAACTGTTGCTTTAAGGCCTGAAGGAACTGCTTCTGTTGTGAGAGCTTACATTCAACACGGACTTTTCAATAATCCAGCTCCACAGAAGTTTTACTACATTGGTCCCATGTTTAGATATGAGAGACCGCAAAAAGGAAGACTCAGACAGTTTCATCAGATTGGGGTGGAATGTTTTGGAGTAAGCTCTTCCTTTATAGATGCTGAACTAATTTATATGCTTAAAATATTTCTTGAGAAATTAAAAATAAAAAATTTAGCTTACGAAATAAATTCTCTTGGATGCAAAGAATGTAGAGCACAATACAGAAAAATACTCTTTAATTTCCTATCAAATAGAGTATCCAGATTATGCGATGACTGCAAAAGAAGATTTGAGAGGAATCCTTTGAGAGTGCTGGATTGCAAGGTAGAATCCTGTAAAGAAGCTTTAAAAGACATTCCTTTAATTCTTGAGTTTTTATGCTCTGATTGTAAAGCACATTTTTTAAGTTTACAAAAAGAGCTCGATGAAATGGGCATATCTTATACTGTAAATCCAAAAATTGTTCGCGGACTGGATTATTACACAAGAACAGTTTTTGAAGTGACAACCACCATGCTTGGCGCTCAAAACGCTGTTGCAGCAGGAGGAAGATATGATGATCTTGTGGAGTCTTTCGGAGGACCCCCAACTCCTGCCATTGGCTTTGCAATTGGTATAGAAAGATTAATTGAGCTTTGTTCAACTACATTGACAGTAAATCCTAAAAGGCCAATTGTATATGTGGCATATCTTGGAAATGACCTCAGAACAGAAGCGAAAAAAGTTGTTAATTTTTTAAGAGAAAACAACATACCTACAGAAATTTCTTATGAAGAAACCTCTTTAAAAAGCCAGATGAGAAAAGCTGACAAATTTGGCGTTAAGATAGTTATAATCATTGGTGAGGATGAAATAAAAAAAGGAGTTTATAAATGGAAAAATATGCAGACAGGTTTACAAGGCGAATGCTCTTTTCAGGAATTAATTGATTTGATCAGGAGGCATAATGACCAGAGCTAA
- a CDS encoding DivIVA domain-containing protein: MRITPLDIQQKQFKVKFRGFDMDEVYSFLELIREELEELLKENSMLKEKVVILENQLEECRKIEQSIRDTLMTAQKLVEDYKANAKKEAELIIKEAELKAENIIKEAQEKVVKIHEDIVDLKGIRRHFKEEIKRLIESHLRMLEFDKEREGEESEI, encoded by the coding sequence ATGAGAATTACACCCCTTGATATTCAGCAAAAGCAGTTCAAGGTCAAATTCAGAGGCTTTGACATGGATGAAGTATACTCTTTTCTGGAGCTTATAAGGGAAGAGCTGGAAGAACTCTTAAAAGAAAACTCTATGTTAAAAGAAAAAGTAGTAATTCTTGAGAATCAGTTAGAAGAATGCAGAAAAATTGAGCAATCAATTAGAGATACATTGATGACAGCACAAAAACTTGTTGAAGACTATAAAGCAAATGCCAAAAAAGAGGCTGAACTTATAATTAAGGAGGCTGAATTAAAAGCAGAAAACATTATCAAAGAAGCACAGGAAAAAGTTGTAAAAATTCATGAGGATATTGTTGATCTAAAAGGCATAAGAAGACATTTTAAAGAGGAAATAAAAAGGCTTATTGAAAGTCACTTAAGAATGCTTGAATTTGATAAAGAAAGAGAAGGGGAAGAAAGTGAGATTTAG
- a CDS encoding YggT family protein, with protein sequence MFILGNLIIALASILDIVFTIYTFIVIIAAIISWVNPDPYNPIVRFLYSVTEPLLRPIRRLLPLRLPVDISPLILLLIIYFLQRFLIPSLIELGYRIKGGII encoded by the coding sequence ATGTTTATACTTGGAAATCTTATAATTGCACTGGCAAGCATTTTAGATATTGTCTTTACGATTTATACATTTATTGTAATTATTGCAGCAATAATTAGCTGGGTAAATCCAGATCCCTATAATCCAATTGTTAGATTTCTCTACTCTGTTACAGAACCTCTCCTTCGTCCAATAAGAAGGCTTCTGCCTCTGAGACTACCCGTTGATATTTCACCATTAATTCTTTTGCTTATAATATATTTTTTACAGAGGTTTTTAATTCCAAGCCTTATTGAGCTTGGTTACAGAATTAAAGGAGGAATTATATGA
- the proC gene encoding pyrroline-5-carboxylate reductase, giving the protein MIGFIGGGNMAEALIRGLVKEGKKNIIVSEPIEERRRYLENCYGVRTTPSNKEVVNLSQIVVLAVKPQNMKEVLEEIKDAVSEKHTVVSIAAGIPLRFIQKYLKTDKLIRAMPNLAATVGEAITVLAICECLEMKIIAPVREIFMSVGKVITLPEQYMNLVTALSGSGPGFLCYIVEQFIDVATELGFAEDIARELVVQTFIGTAKLLDSGLPPDKIRQKVTSPGGTTEAGLRILSQGTLREIIFKTLQEATKRAQELSMQD; this is encoded by the coding sequence ATGATTGGTTTTATTGGCGGAGGTAACATGGCAGAAGCCCTTATAAGAGGGCTTGTTAAAGAAGGGAAAAAAAATATCATTGTATCTGAACCAATTGAAGAAAGAAGAAGATATCTTGAAAACTGTTATGGAGTGAGGACAACACCTTCAAACAAAGAGGTAGTTAATTTATCTCAGATTGTTGTATTAGCAGTAAAGCCTCAAAATATGAAAGAGGTTCTTGAAGAAATAAAAGATGCTGTTTCAGAAAAACATACTGTGGTTTCAATTGCTGCAGGAATTCCTCTTCGGTTTATTCAAAAATATCTTAAAACAGACAAGCTAATCAGAGCTATGCCAAATCTTGCAGCTACAGTAGGAGAGGCAATAACTGTTCTTGCCATTTGCGAGTGTCTTGAAATGAAGATTATAGCACCAGTAAGAGAAATATTTATGAGTGTGGGAAAAGTAATTACACTGCCAGAACAATACATGAATCTTGTCACTGCTCTGTCAGGCAGTGGACCAGGATTTTTATGTTACATAGTTGAGCAGTTTATAGATGTGGCAACAGAGCTTGGATTCGCTGAGGACATAGCAAGGGAACTTGTAGTGCAAACATTTATTGGAACAGCAAAACTCCTTGACAGCGGACTTCCACCTGATAAAATCAGACAGAAAGTAACATCTCCCGGTGGAACAACAGAGGCAGGTCTCAGGATTTTATCTCAAGGAACTCTGAGAGAAATAATTTTTAAAACATTACAAGAAGCAACAAAAAGAGCTCAAGAACTTAGTATGCAAGACTGA